The DNA sequence GGCTTCGTGGCCTCCATCCCCCAGACCCACCTGATATTTAAGACGTCCACGCACCACATCCACAGCCAGCCCTACCATTAGCAGACCGCTGAGAGCGATATAAATCATCGAAATATCCATACTTAAACCCTGCGTCATCTGGCTCTCCTGTTTGAAAAATACCGATCAAGCCAAGGGCTTGATCTACTGATAATATGGCCGCTGCCACAGCTACGGACCTATCAATGCCTGAACCTACCGCAGATATGCTACAACGGGCGACCATAAACTGGGATGCAGAGGGCCAGCCGCACGCCACAGATTTTGATGACAGGTACTTTTCCCGCACCAGCGGCCTGTCGGAAGCCCGCCATGTCTTCCTGCACCATAACGGGCTGCCACAGCGCTGGACAATCTCTACACGCCCCTTTTTTACCATCGGTGAAACCGGGTTTGGCACCGGCCTGAACTTCCTTACGGCCGCCAGTCTCTGGCTGGATCAAATCAGCAGCGGCACACTGCATTTTATCTCTGCGGAAAAATATCCCTTATCCCGGTCAGATCTACAACAGGCTTTATCCCTCTGGCCGACGCTGTCGGGGCTGGCCAATGCACTTATCGAACAGTACCCACCACCGACTCCGGGCATTCATCGGCTTTACCTGGCCAACAAGCGCATTGTACTTACCCTGCTTTACGGCGATGCCAACACCATGTTCGCCAGTCTGTCAGGGAGCGATCATCCACTTTTTTCATCCCGGAACAACCCTGTTGTGGACGCCTGGTTCCTGGATGGTTTTGCCCCGGCAAAGAACCCGCAAATGTGGACAGACGATCTGTTTCAGACCCTCGCCAGGCTGAGCGTCCCGGGAACCACATTCAGTACCTTTACCGCCGCCGGCTCGGTTCGTCGCGGCCTTCAGGCCGCCGGTTTCGAAGTGCAGAAAGTGTCGGGATTCGGCCAAAAACTGCACATGCTGTGCGGGCATATGGCAGAACCCATCGCACCAGACGTATCGGACATTGACTGGCAACCAGCCAGCCACAATGCGGAATTCCAACCACCCTGGTATCTACCTCCCCAACTCAGTCCTCCGTCATCTGCCCTGGTGATTGGTGGCGGCATTGCCGGGTGCACCACAGCCAGATCACTGGCCGATCGGGGTATCAGTGTCACCCTGATCGAACAACATCCCCAACTGGCCAGTGAAGGTTCGGGAAACCCGCAGGCTATTCTCTATCCCAAATTGTCCAGCCAACGCTCACCTCTGAGCCGGTTTGGCCTAATGGCATTACTCCATGCCAGCCGTTATCACCAACGTTTTCTCGGGGAGGAAGCCACCGGCAGCCCATGCGGTGTGCT is a window from the Porticoccus hydrocarbonoclasticus MCTG13d genome containing:
- the mnmC gene encoding bifunctional tRNA (5-methylaminomethyl-2-thiouridine)(34)-methyltransferase MnmD/FAD-dependent 5-carboxymethylaminomethyl-2-thiouridine(34) oxidoreductase MnmC is translated as MPEPTADMLQRATINWDAEGQPHATDFDDRYFSRTSGLSEARHVFLHHNGLPQRWTISTRPFFTIGETGFGTGLNFLTAASLWLDQISSGTLHFISAEKYPLSRSDLQQALSLWPTLSGLANALIEQYPPPTPGIHRLYLANKRIVLTLLYGDANTMFASLSGSDHPLFSSRNNPVVDAWFLDGFAPAKNPQMWTDDLFQTLARLSVPGTTFSTFTAAGSVRRGLQAAGFEVQKVSGFGQKLHMLCGHMAEPIAPDVSDIDWQPASHNAEFQPPWYLPPQLSPPSSALVIGGGIAGCTTARSLADRGISVTLIEQHPQLASEGSGNPQAILYPKLSSQRSPLSRFGLMALLHASRYHQRFLGEEATGSPCGVLVLPKDQHELPLFEALARQHPAELVALVTGSQLNEIAGISLGIGAGLFFPQLGWIKPVAVCRALTDHPLIRRQTATIATLHHEQHQWQAYDQHGTLSATASVAVIASGTGSAAFTQTAHLPLKPIRGQISCLPATADSNQLKAVICGEGYLAPASEGIHTLGATYNIGETCTTLREEDHRDNLAQLQKTAPEAAALFDPVDANHLDGRAAFRCTTPDYLPIAGPAPIAEHYRLDYALLRKNARAHIPVAGACWPGLYLNCGHGSRGMSYAPLCAELLASQICGEVPPLEQDLRQAIHPGRFIIRDMKRGKQ